The window AACCGGGGGGCCTCCGGCGCCCAGGGGTGGTCCAGCAGGCGCTGGGCCTCTCCTTCGGTGAAAGGGCCCACTTCCAGAGGCTGGAGGAAGTCCCACGGTGTGGAACCCCTCTCCGGCCGGGGGAAAATGTTCCATGGCGGCACGCGGCTGGCCGTGACCAGGCGGAAGCCCGGTTCCCGCTGGCAGAGGGCCCGGCATCCTCGAAGCATGTCCAGGTCAAAGCCCCGCTCCAGCGCCAGGTCCAGCTCGTCCAGCAGCAAAACCATCCGGCGGCCCCGCAGCGCAGCCCGAAAGTCTTCCCAGGTGTCCCCGCTCCCGCCCAGCCGGGCGATGGCCTCCCGGAGGAGTTGCCGGGCCGGGATGGGTTCAAAGAAATCCCAGAAGAGGGTGGGAATCTCTTGATCCAATCGCCGTTTCAATTGCCAGAGGACGGAGGACTTGCCGATCTTGCGCTCCCCGATGAGGGCGACGGAGCCCGCCTCAAGCTGCTGGAGCACTCGTTCCAGCAGGCGTTCCCGCCCGATGAAACGGGCGGGGTCTCGGATCGCCAGGATATCGGTGAAGGGATTGGGAGGCAAGGGACGTTTGACCGGCATCGGGACAAGGCTTGCGATGAGAGACGCGGGGATGATGAAGGCCGCCTTCACCGAGGGATCGCTCTCGGCGGCGGCGACCATGCCCACCACGCCGCCCAGGTCGTCGTCCCAGACCGGGGCGCCGCTGAAGCCCGGCTCCACCCAGTAGCTGATCTCCTTGGTGCCCTCAATCTGAAGCCAGCCGCGGGCGATGGGGCCCCGGATGATGCCGCTCGCCCAGACGCCCTCCGGATGCTTGTCCGGGAAGCCGAAGGCTCGGATGGAATGGCCCCAGAGGTCGCCGCCCTCCACCAGCGGAGCCGGCTCGGCACCCTCAGGCGGGTCGGATTCCAGCTCCAGAACGGCGATGTCGTCCTGAGGATGCCAGCGGGCGACCCGCGCAGTCAAAGACCGGTCCTGCGCCAGAAGGGGGAAATCCAGAAAGATCGGACCAGGCGGCGGTTCCGGCGCGTCATCCAACAGGCCCAGGGCGTGGGTCACCACATGGGCGCAGGTAACCACCTCCCGTCTTCCCACCAGGAAGCCCGAGCCGATGACGGCTTTCCCGTCAACGGCATAGATGCGGACCTGGGCGCCCTGAATCCGATCCACCGGGTCTGCCTGGCGTGTCATCCTGCCCTCCAGATCCTCCGGCCTCGCCGGGCGAGGACGAAGGGAACGACCGCCGGCGCGAGGATGGGAGCGCCGAAGCCGGGCGTGGACCCTTGACCGCGCCGGCGTTTGCGGTATCCTTTGCCTCGGCGGAGGTCGCCTGTCGCCGGCCCTCGGCCGATCATCCCGAACTCGGGCCCCCGCGCCCGGATCCGAAAGGAATCCACGCGCGCGGGCGCTTTCCCTAAGTCCCGATTATAACAAGAGAAGCGAGGCGGATGCGATGCGACGGGCGTGGGTGTTGAGCGGAGGCGGCAACCGGGGCCCGCTCCAGGTGGGCGCGATGCGGGCGCTGCTGGAGCGGGGGCTCGAGCCGGACTTCCTCGTCGGCACCTCCGCCGGGGCCATCAACGCCGTGGCCTTCGCCGCCGACCCCACCCTCCCGGGCCTGGAGCGCCTGGCCCAGGCCTGGCGGAGCGTCCGCCGCGCCGATGTCTACCCCGGCCACCTCTTCACCATCCTCCGGCGCATCCTCACCCGCCAGGACAGCCTCTTCGACAGCGCCGGGCTGCGGCGCGTGCTGCAGGCCCATCTCCCGCCGGGGGTGCGGACGTTCGGGGATCTGCGGCGGCCGTGCTACGTGACGGCGGCGGACCTGCGCACCCAGCGCCTCATCCTCTTCGGCGAGGACCCCTCCACCCCGCTGCTGGAGCCGGTGCTGGCCAGCGCCAGCGTCCCGGTCATCCACCCCCCGGTGCGCTTCCGCGGGATGCAGCTGGTGGACGGCGGGGTCGTGGCGGTGGTCCCGATCTCCATCGCCCTGGAGAAGGGAGCCGAGGAGATCTACGTGGTGGACCTGAGCTTCAGCCCGCAGATCCTGCCGCCCCGCCGGGGCATCGTGGAGATCGCCATGACCGCGTATCAGACCCTCCTGGACGAGCAGACCCTGGACGACCTCTATGATGCGTTGCAGGCGCCGGTGACGCTCCACCACGTGTGCATCCCCGCCTTCCGGGAGATCTCCTTCCTGGATTTCTCCCGGACCTCCGAGATGCTGGAGGCGGGCTACGAGGCGATGCGCCGTTATCTGGAGGACCCGCATCCCGATCAGATCTGCGCGATCACGGCCGAGGCCCGCCGGGCCCGAACGGCTCAGATGGTCCCCGGCGGGGGCCGAGCCTATGCGCCGCCGCGCCGGCGGCGGTTGCTGGAGATGGGACCCCCGAAAGGGTAAGAAGCAGGACCCGCGGGGCCGGCTTCGATCCGGAGGGACGCGATGGCCTACATTGCGGTGGATCTCGGAGGCACCCGCATCCGGGCCGCGCGCTGCGACGCGGCGGGCCGGGTGCAGGCCCGAACGGAACAGCCCACCCGGCCGGAGGAAGGGGTGGAGGCGGTGATCGCCCGGATCGTCGGGGCGATCCGGGCCGTCTGGCCGGCGGAGGAGCCGGTGGAGGCGATCGGCGTCGGCGCGCCGGGCCCGCTGGACCCCCGCACCGGGGTGGTGCTCACCGCCCCCAACCTGGGCTGGGAGAACGTCCCGCTGGCGGAGCGGCTGCAGGAGCGGTTCGGCGTCCCCTGTTTCGTAGGCAACGACGCCAACCTGGCCGCCTTAGGGGAATGGCAATACGGCGCCGGCCGCGGCCACGAGCACCTCGTTTATCTCACCATCAGCACCGGCATCGGGGGCGGGGTGATCACCCATGGGGTGCTGCTGGAAGGCGCCCACGGCCTGGGGGCGGAGCTGGGCCACATCGTCGTGGAGGCCCGGGAGGGGCCCCGATGCGGATGCGGGCAGCGGGGCTGCCTGGAAGCCCTGGCCTCCGGGACGGCCATCGCCCGCATGGCCCGGGAGGCCCTCGCCCGCGGCAAGCCGGTCCCCTGGTCGGATCGGGATCCGGAGTCCATCACCGCCGCCGACGTCGCCGGGGCGGCGGCCCGGGGCGACCCCGTGGCCACGGCCATCATGGAGCGGGCCGCCTTCTACCTGGGGGTGGGCATCGCCACCTTCTGGCACATCTTCAACCCCACCCTCGTGATCCTGGGCGGCGGGGTGATGAAGGCGGGCGACTGGTTCCTGGAGAGGATCCGGGAGCACGCCCGGGAGCGGGCGATGACCCCCGCCTACGTCACGCCCATCGTCCGAACGGCCCTGGGGGAGGACGTCGGGCTGCTGGGCGCCCTCGCCTACGCCCGCTGGCGACTGGCCTCCATCCTCCCTTCCTCCCGCTGAAGCCGCGCCCAGTCCTCCGGCGTGTTGATGTTCCGCCAGGACCGGCCCTCCGGGTCCACCGCCTGCCATTCGGCCGGCGGGATGTAGCGCACCCGGATCGCCGGGTAGAAGGCGACCACCGCCCGTTGCCCGCACGCCAGGGCGGCGGCGATGGGGTTCAGACAGGAGACGCGATAGAAGGCGTGGAGCGGCTCCGGGCGACCCTCAACGTCCACCGGCACGACGGCGTCCGCGCCGTGGCGGCGCTCGAACAGCCAGTCAATGACCGCGGAATCCACCAGGGGCATGTCACAGGCGAGGGCGAAGGCCCATTCGTGCCGGGCGCTCAGCAATCCGGCCCACAGCCCGCCCAGCGGCCCGACCGGCGGGGAGGGGTCCGGGAGGAGGCGGGCCGCCAGGCCATGGAAGCGCTCGGGGTGCGGCGCGACCACCATCACATCGTCGGAGACCTCGCGGAGACGCTCCACCAGCGCGGCGATGAGGGGGCGCCCGTGCCATTCCAGGAAGGCCTTGTCCCGACCCATCCGGCGGCTCCGGCCGCCGGCCAGGAGGATCACGCTATACATGCGGCCCCCTTTGACACTTCGGGAAACCCTTCCCTAAGATAGAGTATATCCCCGTTTTGTGAGGAGGAGCGCGATGTTCGGGCGACCCAAGCCGGAGAAGGCGCCGGCGGCTCCCAAGCCGGCGGTTCCCAGCGCGTCGGCGGAGACGGTGCTGGGGCCCACCTGCGTATTCAAAGGGATGCTGCAGGGGGATGGGACCATCCGGGTGGAGGGGATCTTCGAGGGCACGATGGAGATCAGCGGGAACCTCATCATCGGGGAGAACGCGCGGGTGCGCGCGGAGGTGCGGGCGACCAACGTCTCAGTGGCCGGGATGGTCATCGGCAAGATCCACGCCACCGGGCGGGTGGAGATCCTCTCCACCGGGAAGGTGTGGGGCGAGATCCAGGCGGGCTCCCTGGTGATCGATGAAGGCGGATATTTCCGCGGCCAGTCGGTGATGCCCGGGGCGGAGCCCGAGTTCCCCATGCTGGAAGCTCCTCGCCCGGATCGCGAGGAGCGCGTCATCGACGTGAGCGCGGGCCCAGACCTTCGGGAAGGATAAGTCCCGGTCCGGCGATCCCCTTTCCACCTCGCTGTGCGTTGGGTGGGCCCCGATTTTGTCGGGCCTGGCCGCTTTGTAGGACAACTGCTCGCAGTTGTCCTACGATTTCGGGACACACCCCGCGCGTTGCGAAAACCGTGGGGCGGCCCGCCGGTCGCCCCGATTTTCCATTCCGCTTTCCCCAGCCGGAGAGGAGGTCGACATGCCCGTGGTGGCCGTCGTGGGGGCGCTGTGGGGCGATGAAGGGAAGGGCCACATCGTGGATTACCTCAGCCGCACGGCCGAGATCGTGATCCGGGTCCAGGGCGGGGACAACGCCGGGCACACCGTGGTCAACGAATACGGGACCTTCCGGCTGCATCTGGTGCCCGCGGGGGTGTTCCACCCGGGGACCATCTGCCTCATCGGGGCGGGGACCGTGGTGAACCCGGACACGCTGCTCCAGGAGCTCTCGGAGCTGGAGGCGGCGGGAGTGGACACCGGGCGGGTGTGGATCTCCGATCGCGCCCACCTGGTCTTCCCCTATCACCGTCAACGGGATGAGCTGGAGGAGCGGGGCCGGGGGGATCGCCCCCTGGGCACCACCCGTCGGGGCATCGGCCCGGCCTACAGCGACAAGGCGGCTCGCATCGGCCTGCGCGCGGGCGACCTGCTCCATCGGGACTGGTTGCATCGGCGCCTGCGGCAGGCGTATGCCGCCATCGCCGCCCGGATCGCCGCCCTCGGCGGCGAGCCCCCCTCGCTGGAGGAGCTGATGGACCGCTGCGAGGGATGGCGGGAGCGCCTGAAGGACCGCATCATCGACACGATCCCGCTGCTTCAGGAGGCATTGCGGCGGGACGCCCGCATCCTCCTCGAGGGCCAGCTGGGCGCCATGCGGGATCTGGACTGGGGGATTTACCCCTATGTCACCTCCTCCAACACCCTGGTCGGATACGCGGCGGTTGGCGCCGGGATCCCGCCCCAGGCGATCCGGGAGGTGATTGGGGTGGTGAAGGCCTTCGCCACGGCGGTGGGCGAGGGCCCGCTGGTCACCGAGGTCCACGGGGAGCTGGCCGAGCGCCTGCGCCGGGGCGGGCCGCCGGAGGGCTGGGAGTTCGGCGCCACCACCGGACGCCCCCGCCGGTGCGGCTGGCCGGATGCCGTGGCCCTGCGCCACGCAGCCTGGCTGAACGGCTTCACCGCCCTGGCCGTCACCAAGCTCGATGTGCTGGACGGGCTGGAGGAGATCCCCCTGTGCGTGGGCTACCGCTTGCCCTCCGGCGAGGTCCTCACCCATGTCCCGGATACCCCGATCCTCGAGCAGGTCTCCCCGGTGTATGAGCGCCTTCCGGGATGGACCGGTCCCACCGCCACGGCCCGGCGCTGGGAGGATCTCCCGGAGGCCGCCCGCGCGTATCTGCGTCGCCTGGCGGAGATCGCCGGCGCCCCCGTGCGCTACGTCTCCGTGGGGCCGGGGCGGGATCAGATCCTCGAGGTGGATTCGGCCGAAGCGAAACCGGGAGCTGCTTCCCTTTGATCCGGACAGCGGGCGGGGCGAAGAGCCCGGCCTCGTTGTAGGTCGAAATGGATTTCGACCGCCATCCCGGCCGCCTGGTCGGCATCCACACGTTTTTTGTAGGAGCGGCTTCCACCGCGATCCTCGCGTCATCGAGAATCAGGGGTTCGAGGTGAAAGCCTCTCCTGCAAAAGATCGATGAAGATCGATTCAAGCGCTGGAGGGGAGCTCTGGATGTTCACCCACGACAGCTATCTTTCTCCCTTCACCTGGCGGTATGGAAGCCCGGAGATGCGCCGGCTCTGGTCGGAGATCCATCGCCGGCGCCTGTGGCGGCGGGTTTGGATCGCCCTGGCCCGGGCGCAGATGGCGGCCGGCCGGGTGCGGCCCGAGCAGCTGGCGGACCTCGAAGCCCACGCGGAGGCCATCGACCTGGCCCGGGCGGAGCAGATCGAGGCGGAGATCGGCCACGACCTGATGGCGGAGCTGTTGACCTTCGCGGAGCAAGCCCCCCTCGGCGGCCCGGTCCTGCATCTGGGCGCCACCTCCGCGGACATCGAGGACAACGCCGACGCCCTGCGCTTGCGGGAGGCCCTGGATCTGATCCGAGGGCGCCTTCGGCAGGTCCTGGAGACGCTGGCGGGGGC is drawn from Thermoflexus hugenholtzii and contains these coding sequences:
- a CDS encoding serine protease codes for the protein MTRQADPVDRIQGAQVRIYAVDGKAVIGSGFLVGRREVVTCAHVVTHALGLLDDAPEPPPGPIFLDFPLLAQDRSLTARVARWHPQDDIAVLELESDPPEGAEPAPLVEGGDLWGHSIRAFGFPDKHPEGVWASGIIRGPIARGWLQIEGTKEISYWVEPGFSGAPVWDDDLGGVVGMVAAAESDPSVKAAFIIPASLIASLVPMPVKRPLPPNPFTDILAIRDPARFIGRERLLERVLQQLEAGSVALIGERKIGKSSVLWQLKRRLDQEIPTLFWDFFEPIPARQLLREAIARLGGSGDTWEDFRAALRGRRMVLLLDELDLALERGFDLDMLRGCRALCQREPGFRLVTASRVPPWNIFPRPERGSTPWDFLQPLEVGPFTEGEAQRLLDHPWAPEAPRFDPATCREIIALSGRHPYRLQRAAHHRYEALADPDYDWRAGYERDLEALE
- a CDS encoding patatin-like phospholipase family protein codes for the protein MRRAWVLSGGGNRGPLQVGAMRALLERGLEPDFLVGTSAGAINAVAFAADPTLPGLERLAQAWRSVRRADVYPGHLFTILRRILTRQDSLFDSAGLRRVLQAHLPPGVRTFGDLRRPCYVTAADLRTQRLILFGEDPSTPLLEPVLASASVPVIHPPVRFRGMQLVDGGVVAVVPISIALEKGAEEIYVVDLSFSPQILPPRRGIVEIAMTAYQTLLDEQTLDDLYDALQAPVTLHHVCIPAFREISFLDFSRTSEMLEAGYEAMRRYLEDPHPDQICAITAEARRARTAQMVPGGGRAYAPPRRRRLLEMGPPKG
- a CDS encoding ROK family protein encodes the protein MAYIAVDLGGTRIRAARCDAAGRVQARTEQPTRPEEGVEAVIARIVGAIRAVWPAEEPVEAIGVGAPGPLDPRTGVVLTAPNLGWENVPLAERLQERFGVPCFVGNDANLAALGEWQYGAGRGHEHLVYLTISTGIGGGVITHGVLLEGAHGLGAELGHIVVEAREGPRCGCGQRGCLEALASGTAIARMAREALARGKPVPWSDRDPESITAADVAGAAARGDPVATAIMERAAFYLGVGIATFWHIFNPTLVILGGGVMKAGDWFLERIREHARERAMTPAYVTPIVRTALGEDVGLLGALAYARWRLASILPSSR
- a CDS encoding molybdenum cofactor guanylyltransferase: MYSVILLAGGRSRRMGRDKAFLEWHGRPLIAALVERLREVSDDVMVVAPHPERFHGLAARLLPDPSPPVGPLGGLWAGLLSARHEWAFALACDMPLVDSAVIDWLFERRHGADAVVPVDVEGRPEPLHAFYRVSCLNPIAAALACGQRAVVAFYPAIRVRYIPPAEWQAVDPEGRSWRNINTPEDWARLQREEGRMEASRQRA
- a CDS encoding polymer-forming cytoskeletal protein, translating into MFGRPKPEKAPAAPKPAVPSASAETVLGPTCVFKGMLQGDGTIRVEGIFEGTMEISGNLIIGENARVRAEVRATNVSVAGMVIGKIHATGRVEILSTGKVWGEIQAGSLVIDEGGYFRGQSVMPGAEPEFPMLEAPRPDREERVIDVSAGPDLREG
- a CDS encoding adenylosuccinate synthase, whose protein sequence is MPVVAVVGALWGDEGKGHIVDYLSRTAEIVIRVQGGDNAGHTVVNEYGTFRLHLVPAGVFHPGTICLIGAGTVVNPDTLLQELSELEAAGVDTGRVWISDRAHLVFPYHRQRDELEERGRGDRPLGTTRRGIGPAYSDKAARIGLRAGDLLHRDWLHRRLRQAYAAIAARIAALGGEPPSLEELMDRCEGWRERLKDRIIDTIPLLQEALRRDARILLEGQLGAMRDLDWGIYPYVTSSNTLVGYAAVGAGIPPQAIREVIGVVKAFATAVGEGPLVTEVHGELAERLRRGGPPEGWEFGATTGRPRRCGWPDAVALRHAAWLNGFTALAVTKLDVLDGLEEIPLCVGYRLPSGEVLTHVPDTPILEQVSPVYERLPGWTGPTATARRWEDLPEAARAYLRRLAEIAGAPVRYVSVGPGRDQILEVDSAEAKPGAASL